ATCAGGTCAAGAATTTCTGCCTGCACAGTCACGTCAAGCGCAGTGGTTGGCTCATCAGCAATTAGCAGCGATGGCTCACAGGCAAGCGACTGCGCGATCATTGCGCGCTGACGCTGACCACCGGAGAGCTGGTGAGGGTACTTGTCAACCGACTGAGCTGGGTTTGGAATCTCAACCATTTCCAAAAGCTCGATGGCTCTGGCCCGAGCTGCCTTTGGAGTTAGGTCGAAGTGAGTTCTCAGCGTCTCAGAGATCTGAAAGCCAATGGTGTAGAGCGGGTTTAGGGCCGTCATTGGCTCCTGGAAGATGTAAGCAACTTCCTTACCCCTAAAGCTCTGGAGCTGCTTTGGCTTCGCGCCAAGCATTTCGGTGCCCTTGACCTTGACCGAACCAGAGGTGCGGGCGTTTGACGCTAGTAGGCCCATGAGACCCATGGAGCTTGATGACTTACCAGAGCCAGACTCACCCACGATGGCGAGCACCTCTCCTGGTCGGATCTCGTAGTTCATGTCGATGGCAGCTGGATACCAGACACCGTCTACCCAGAAATCAACGTTGTAGTTCTCGACCTTCAAAATTGGCTCGGTCATTTACCCATTCCTTTCGGGCTTGAAACAAATTGTCGTGAAAAGATTCTTGAGTGAAGCGCATCGAATACCGACCCCCCACCGCAATTGCATTTGCAATCACCACTTGGGTTCTCACCCTCGGAGTCCTGGGAGCCGAACTTTATGTTCAGTTCAACCCCGCCGCGATTCTGATCGCACTCGCAGTTTGCTACGGAGCGTTTCTGATTTTCATCAGACCAAAGGTTGTCGTTGATGGCGACGGCATCGAAATCATCAACCCGCTGGTTCGCTACGAAATCGGCTGGCAGCAGGTCGAAGCCGTTGATGCTCGCTTCAGCTTCTTCGTTCAGGTCAATGGTAAGAAGATTCATGCCTTCGCTGCCGTTGCTTCCGGTCGCTACGCAAACCTCAAGCCCGGTGGCCTTAGACCCTTTGGAGGCTTTTTCGGACACCGTGTCGAAGGATCTGAAATCAAAGACACCGGAGTCAACGTTGAGGATGGCTCGATCAGGGCCGTTGAGTCCCCAAGATCCGATACCGGTGCAGCACTTGCCATGGCGCGCCACTACCTCGAGAGGTTCGAGGGAAGCGGAAGGCAGGGCAACGTCAGAGTGGATTACTTCTCTGTTGTGCTGCTTTCCGCGATTCTCCTCACGGCGACCGTTTTGATTTAGCAATTAGGCCTTCTTAGCCTCGCGAGCCAAAGCACGATCCTTCTTGGTGATGCGGCGCTTTTGACGTGGGTCAAAGGCGTCACGAAGACCATCACCGATGAAGTTGATGCTTAGAGCAATCGAGATGATGAAGAAGCCTGGCCACCAGAACAACCAAGGACGAGTGGTAAACGCGTTCTGGTACTGGTTGATTAGCTGACCCAGCGAAACATCTGGTGGCACAACTCCAAAGCCCAAGAAGGACAGCGCGCTCTCTAACAGGATTGCTCCTGACATCAGAAGGGTCACCGCAACGATGATGACACCAACGGCATTTGGCAGGATGTGCTTGAAGATGATGCGGCGGTTTGAAGCACCAGCCACTCGAGCTGCATCCACAAACTCGCGCTCACGCAAGGTTAGGAACTCAGCTCTGACCAATCGGGCAAGCCCTGTCCAAGCGAAGAATCCGAGCATCACCGCCAATACCACGGCACCTAGGTTTCCAAACTGGAAACCGATCACCGAACCCAGGATGATGGTTGGAATGGTGATGATGAAGTCGGTGAAGCGCATCAGGATGGCATCTGGCCAACCGCGTAGGTAGCCGGAGACTGCTCCGATAACGGTTCCGATGGTTGCGGCTAGCAAACCGATGATCACCATAACGACGATGGACTGCTGAGCACCTCGCATAACAAGAGCGAAGTAGTCACGACCGATGTCGTCCTGACCGAATGGGTGCTCACCAATCTGAACTCCGGTGCCATCGATGAACTCTGGGAACAGATCCAGGGTTGGGCAGCCAATGGTGCCATCTGGGCAGTCCTCGTACTGAAGCTCTGGTAGGTCGGTGATGGAGTACTTCCACCAACCTGGAACCGTGATCGGCTCCTCCTCGCTACCTAGGTGTAGACCACCAGCGGTGAATACAAATAGCACGATGCCGATTAGCGATACCAGCGAGATCATCGCGGCACGGTGACGGAAGAAGCGGCGGCGAACAATCTGAGACTGGCTTAGGCCCTCGGTCTCTTTGTTGGCAATTGCGTTCTCGTTGCCCTGGCTGTCAGGGTTCTTAGTTTCTGCCATTTTTACTTACCACTTCCTACGCGGATACGAGGGTCTAGTGCGGAGTAAAGCAGGTCCGCTACTAGGTTTGCCGTCAGGGCAAGGAAAGCCGTCAGGATGAATACACCCATCAGCAGGTTCAGGTCATAGCCGTTGATGGCTCGGTTGAACAGGTTTCCCATTCCGTACCAGCCGAAGATCTGCTCGGTGATGATTGCACCACCGATAACACCGGCGAAGTCCACGACCACGATGGTGGCGATTGGAATCAGGGTGTTACGGAAAGCGTGACGCATGATCACGGTGCGCTCATTCAAACCCTTAGCTCGTGCGGTGCGAATGTAGTCCTGGTTCAAGACCTCAAGCATTGCGCCACGGGTGTAGCGAACATAACCAGCAAATGAAATCAGGGTTAGTGCAATCGTTGGCAAGAACAGGTGCAGCAGAATGTCCAGCGCGGTGAACCAGAAGTTATCGGTTCCCAGCAATGGGTTTACCTGACCGGCAGTTGGGATTGGACGACCGGCAATAGCGTCGGTGGCGGCATATGGAGCCCACTCGACCATGAGCTTGTCGGTGTAAACCAAAACCCACATCACGATTGAGGTGATGATTGTGGTCCTTACCACTGGACCGCGGTCGACTTTCGCAAACACGATCGAAAGCACCACTGCAATAACAATCGACGCAATCAACATCAAGGTGAAGTTACCCAAGCGGCCACGCATGTCAAAGATGTCGTTGATAAAGCCATAGGACAGAGCAAAGACTGCAACCATGCTCAGTGAGGCGAACAGGGCCTGACGGTTTTGAAGACCAACGGATAGCTGCACGACTCCAACCGCCGCACCGGCACCAAGGCCGGCAACCAATATTGGTCCAAGCGATGGGTTTGCGAACCAGCCGGTGGCACTCAGCAGTGACAGTAGGCCAAAGGTAGATGCGAAAGCGACACCGAATACGGTCAGCACTCTTGCTCTGGAGCCAGAGATAACACCAGCCCAGAAGAATCCCGCAAAGACCGACAGACCAATCAACCACGGCATTGTGATCTTGGGGTCATAGAGGAAGTCATTGAAACCAATTGCGAGGTACTGCTTTAGCAAAACCGCTACCCAGAAGATTGGTAGCGAGAACAGCAAGAAGGCAACAAAGGTCATCGTGTAGTCAAAGCGTGAGTACTGTCGAAGACCAGAAACGATACCCAGGGTGATACCCAGCAGCATTGCCAGGATGGTCGCACCTAGGACCAGGCGAATTGAGGTTGGGATAGCAGCCCCAACCAGCTCTGCTACCGGATAACCGTCACGCGCGGTGCCAAGGTCAAATTGACCGATGAATGCACCGAGGACGCCTCGTAGCCAGAGGAAGTATCGAAGTGGTGGCGGAACATCGAGGTTCAGCTCCCTGGTCAAGGTAGCAATCTGCTGCTCCTTGGCTGGGTCTGAGCTCAGTCTGAGATCCGCCAACGGGTCTGCGGAATAGGCAGACATGTTGTAGATAAGAAAACTTGAACCTAAGAGGATGACCGCTGTCGTAGCGAGTCTCCTCAGGATGTAAGAGAACACAGTGTTGCCTTTCCAAATGCCTTACCGCAGTAAAGGTGGCACCTAGACAAGTCTAGGTGCCACCTTATACGGCTTGTACTAGTTAGCTACTAGTACTTCCACTCCCAGAAGTTCCAAACCAGGTTTGGAGATAGAGGAGCTGGCTTCACATTCTTCAAAGTAGCGTTGTGAGCGGTTACAGCAGGGTGCTGGAAGATACCTAGGGTTACTGCGTCCTTGATCAGTAGCTGCTCTGCCACACCGATGGTGGAGATTAGCTCTGACTTGGATAGCTTGCCCTCTAGGCGAGCAAGAGCGGCGTCCATTGCGTCAGACTTGTAGCCCAAGAAGTTGTTCGCTCCGTCGGACTTGAAGTTGGCGTTGGTACCGGTCTGGCTGACCGAGGTTGGGCACCATGCGAAGAATGCAGCGTCGTACTTGTTAGAAGTAAGAGCTCCACCCCATGCAGAGTTACCGGTTGCCTCAACATCAAAACCAGCCTTTGCAGCCTCAGCCTTGATTAGAGCAGC
The genomic region above belongs to Aquiluna sp. KACHI24 and contains:
- a CDS encoding ABC transporter permease, whose product is MFSYILRRLATTAVILLGSSFLIYNMSAYSADPLADLRLSSDPAKEQQIATLTRELNLDVPPPLRYFLWLRGVLGAFIGQFDLGTARDGYPVAELVGAAIPTSIRLVLGATILAMLLGITLGIVSGLRQYSRFDYTMTFVAFLLFSLPIFWVAVLLKQYLAIGFNDFLYDPKITMPWLIGLSVFAGFFWAGVISGSRARVLTVFGVAFASTFGLLSLLSATGWFANPSLGPILVAGLGAGAAVGVVQLSVGLQNRQALFASLSMVAVFALSYGFINDIFDMRGRLGNFTLMLIASIVIAVVLSIVFAKVDRGPVVRTTIITSIVMWVLVYTDKLMVEWAPYAATDAIAGRPIPTAGQVNPLLGTDNFWFTALDILLHLFLPTIALTLISFAGYVRYTRGAMLEVLNQDYIRTARAKGLNERTVIMRHAFRNTLIPIATIVVVDFAGVIGGAIITEQIFGWYGMGNLFNRAINGYDLNLLMGVFILTAFLALTANLVADLLYSALDPRIRVGSGK
- a CDS encoding PH domain-containing protein codes for the protein MKRIEYRPPTAIAFAITTWVLTLGVLGAELYVQFNPAAILIALAVCYGAFLIFIRPKVVVDGDGIEIINPLVRYEIGWQQVEAVDARFSFFVQVNGKKIHAFAAVASGRYANLKPGGLRPFGGFFGHRVEGSEIKDTGVNVEDGSIRAVESPRSDTGAALAMARHYLERFEGSGRQGNVRVDYFSVVLLSAILLTATVLI
- a CDS encoding ABC transporter permease → MAETKNPDSQGNENAIANKETEGLSQSQIVRRRFFRHRAAMISLVSLIGIVLFVFTAGGLHLGSEEEPITVPGWWKYSITDLPELQYEDCPDGTIGCPTLDLFPEFIDGTGVQIGEHPFGQDDIGRDYFALVMRGAQQSIVVMVIIGLLAATIGTVIGAVSGYLRGWPDAILMRFTDFIITIPTIILGSVIGFQFGNLGAVVLAVMLGFFAWTGLARLVRAEFLTLREREFVDAARVAGASNRRIIFKHILPNAVGVIIVAVTLLMSGAILLESALSFLGFGVVPPDVSLGQLINQYQNAFTTRPWLFWWPGFFIISIALSINFIGDGLRDAFDPRQKRRITKKDRALAREAKKA